Below is a window of Streptomyces qaidamensis DNA.
GGCAACTGCTGGCCGCCGACGCGGAGTTCGCGGACGTACGGGGCGCGCAGGTCCCGGCGCTGCGTCCGCCCACCTGGCGCCCGGTCCCGGTCGTGCGCCTCGGCCCCGGGCTGTGAGGGCCGGGGCCGTCCCCTCCACGGCGTACGATGACGTGCCGTATTCGAGGGGTGGGGCTGCCGTGGACCGTACTGATGCCGGCGCGCTCGTCCAGGCAGCCGCCGACGGTGACGCGGCAGCCTGGAAGGCGCTCGTGGAAGGGCTGAGCCCGCTGGTCTGGTCCGTCGTCCGGGCCCACCGGCTCTCCGACGCCGACGCCCATGAGGTCTACCAGACGGCCTGGTTCCGCTTCGCCCAGCACCTCGGGCGGATCCGCGAGCCCGGCAAGGCGGGCGCCTGGCTGGCGAGCACCGCGCGCCACGAGTGCCTCAAGGTCATCCGGAGTGCGCAGCGGGTGACCCTGACGGACGATCCGCGGCTGCTGGACCGGGTCAGCGAGGACGGCACGCCGGAACAGTCGCTGCTCGACTCGGAGGAGGCCGCCGCGCAGAGCGAACGCGTCCGGCGGCTGTGGCAGGAGTTCGAGGAACTCGGCGAGCGGTGCAGGCAGTTGCTGCGCGTGCTGATGGCCACGCCGCCGCCCAGCTACCAGGACGTGTCCGCCGCGCTCGGGATCGCGGTGGGCAGCATCGGACCGCTGCGCCAGCGCTGTCTGCGGCGTCTGCGGTCCCGGCTGGAGGCACGGGGGGCGATATGAGCGACATGAACGGCGACCGGTACGACGACGGACTGTACGACCACGACCTGTACGAGGACGACCTGTCCGGCGAAGGGGACTTCGGCGACGAGGAGTTCGACGCCGGGATGCTGGAGCAGGAGCTGCGGCAGGCCGCCGCCGTCCTCGACCCGGTGCCGGCGGAGCTCCAG
It encodes the following:
- a CDS encoding RNA polymerase sigma factor yields the protein MDRTDAGALVQAAADGDAAAWKALVEGLSPLVWSVVRAHRLSDADAHEVYQTAWFRFAQHLGRIREPGKAGAWLASTARHECLKVIRSAQRVTLTDDPRLLDRVSEDGTPEQSLLDSEEAAAQSERVRRLWQEFEELGERCRQLLRVLMATPPPSYQDVSAALGIAVGSIGPLRQRCLRRLRSRLEARGAI